A section of the Burkholderia mallei ATCC 23344 genome encodes:
- the trxA gene encoding thioredoxin TrxA, translated as MSEQIKHISDASFEQDVVKSDKPVLLDFWAEWCGPCKMIAPILDEVAKDYGDKLQIAKINVDENQATPAKFGVRGIPTLILFKNGAVAAQKVGALSKSQLTAFLDSHL; from the coding sequence ATGAGCGAACAGATCAAACACATCAGCGACGCATCGTTCGAGCAGGACGTCGTCAAGTCCGACAAGCCGGTCCTGCTGGACTTCTGGGCCGAGTGGTGCGGTCCGTGCAAGATGATCGCGCCGATCCTCGACGAAGTCGCGAAGGACTACGGCGACAAGCTGCAGATCGCGAAGATCAACGTCGACGAAAATCAGGCGACGCCCGCGAAGTTCGGCGTGCGCGGCATCCCGACGCTGATCCTCTTCAAGAACGGCGCGGTCGCCGCGCAGAAGGTCGGCGCGCTGTCGAAGTCGCAGCTCACCGCGTTCCTGGACAGCCATCTCTAA
- a CDS encoding MFS transporter, with amino-acid sequence MSAAPGRPPLWSAANLRGDFFPWVLAIVTGLDYFDNAAFSFFASYIAGEINASPDELVWASSAYAVTAVLGILQQQWWVDRLGHRRYVAGCMLMFSLGAMAAAAADTSLQLAFARGFQGYFIGPMMGACRILIQVSFAPKDRPPATRAFLIMLLLGSALAPIAGGLLVAHFTWRALFACTAPAGILFAALAFVALPDSGHTPPDERGGAHFWPYVIFALAQGALQIVMQQVRFQLFAGSPLLVLLAVGGLAALAWFGHHQWHHPAPLVRLHAFRERTFRVGLLLYLFYYYETTGYSYLISRFLETGLGYPIENAGRLVGTMSLISASALFVYLRYAKLLTHKKWIIVPGFALAAFAALWMTRMSPEVGEAALVAPLLMRGLLLLFIVLPVANLTFRVFAIDEYSHGYRLKNIVRQLTISFATASVIIVEQHRLAVHQTRLVEQANVYNPLFRQTLDTLTRGFAAAGHAFSDAHALALVTVSRTIAQQASFLASLDGFYFLAGVAICGGLFAAWQKEID; translated from the coding sequence ATGAGTGCCGCGCCGGGCCGACCGCCGCTCTGGAGCGCCGCGAACCTGCGCGGCGATTTCTTTCCATGGGTGCTCGCGATCGTCACCGGCCTCGATTACTTCGACAACGCCGCGTTCTCGTTCTTCGCGAGCTACATCGCGGGCGAAATCAACGCGTCGCCGGACGAGCTCGTGTGGGCGTCGAGCGCTTACGCGGTGACGGCCGTGCTCGGCATCCTGCAGCAGCAATGGTGGGTCGACCGGCTCGGTCACCGGCGTTACGTCGCCGGCTGCATGCTGATGTTCTCGCTTGGCGCGATGGCCGCGGCGGCGGCCGACACGTCGCTGCAGCTCGCGTTCGCGCGCGGCTTTCAGGGCTATTTCATCGGCCCCATGATGGGCGCGTGCCGGATCCTGATCCAGGTCAGCTTCGCGCCGAAGGATCGCCCGCCCGCGACGCGCGCATTCCTCATCATGCTGCTGCTCGGCAGCGCGCTCGCGCCGATCGCGGGCGGCCTGCTCGTCGCGCACTTCACATGGCGCGCGCTGTTCGCCTGCACGGCGCCGGCCGGCATCCTGTTCGCGGCGCTCGCGTTCGTCGCGCTGCCCGATTCCGGCCACACGCCGCCCGACGAACGCGGCGGCGCGCATTTCTGGCCGTACGTGATCTTCGCGCTCGCGCAAGGCGCGCTGCAGATCGTCATGCAGCAGGTGCGCTTCCAGCTCTTCGCCGGCTCCCCGCTGCTCGTGCTGCTCGCCGTCGGCGGCCTCGCGGCGCTCGCGTGGTTCGGCCATCATCAGTGGCATCATCCGGCGCCGCTCGTGCGGCTGCACGCGTTTCGCGAGCGCACGTTCCGGGTCGGCCTGCTGCTCTACCTGTTCTATTACTACGAGACGACGGGCTACAGCTATCTGATCTCCCGCTTCCTCGAAACCGGGCTCGGCTATCCGATCGAGAACGCCGGGCGGCTCGTCGGCACGATGTCGCTGATCTCCGCGAGCGCGCTCTTCGTCTACCTGCGCTACGCGAAGCTTCTCACGCACAAGAAATGGATCATCGTGCCCGGCTTCGCGCTCGCCGCGTTCGCCGCGCTATGGATGACGCGGATGTCGCCCGAGGTCGGCGAAGCGGCGCTCGTCGCGCCGCTCCTGATGCGCGGGCTGCTGCTCCTGTTCATCGTGCTGCCCGTCGCGAACCTGACGTTTCGCGTGTTCGCGATCGACGAGTATTCGCACGGCTACCGGCTGAAGAACATCGTCCGGCAGCTGACGATTTCGTTTGCGACCGCCTCCGTCATCATCGTCGAGCAGCATCGGCTCGCCGTGCATCAGACGCGGCTTGTCGAGCAGGCGAACGTCTACAATCCGCTGTTCCGGCAAACCCTCGACACGCTCACGCGCGGCTTCGCGGCCGCGGGCCACGCGTTCTCCGACGCGCACGCGCTCGCGCTCGTCACCGTGAGCCGCACCATCGCGCAACAGGCGTCGTTCCTGGCGTCGCTCGACGGCTTCTACTTCCTCGCGGGCGTCGCGATCTGCGGCGGCCTGTTCGCCGCCTGGCAAAAAGAGATCGATTGA
- a CDS encoding type B 50S ribosomal protein L31 — MKQGIHPDYREVVFQDMSNGFKFITRSTIQTRETIEFEGKTYPLAKIEVSSESHSFYTGQQKIMDTAGRVEKFKNKFGARASGKAAK; from the coding sequence ATGAAACAAGGCATTCACCCGGATTACCGCGAAGTCGTCTTCCAAGACATGTCGAACGGCTTCAAGTTCATCACGCGCTCGACGATCCAGACGCGCGAAACCATCGAATTCGAAGGCAAGACCTACCCGCTCGCGAAGATCGAAGTGTCGTCGGAATCGCACTCGTTCTACACCGGCCAGCAAAAGATCATGGATACGGCGGGCCGCGTCGAGAAGTTCAAGAACAAGTTCGGCGCACGCGCCAGCGGCAAGGCCGCGAAGTAA
- a CDS encoding MATE family efflux transporter: MFGDIRRIAGLAWSVLVGQLAIIAFGVIDTAMVGRFSALDLAALGLGMSIYVSIYIGLTGILSALQPIAGQLYGARRYAEIGEEVRQAMWLAVLLAAPGFLLLHFPHPLLRLAHAPAELTDRTVAYLRILSFGLPASLLFRIYNALTNAAGKPRLAMILQVGALAVKVPLNLWFIFGGLGVPALGGPGCGLASTLINWALAIVGFTLLARLDVFEPLAIFARFTRPVWHRQKALLVLGVPMGLSYLIEVTSYTFMALFIAQFGTTTLAGHQIAGNIDAVLYMTPLSIGVASSTLVARALGAGRFDEARALGRHGVALACGLACAYGIVVFALRPLIVSGYTPNPAVAAAAMPLVAIVTVYHFFDALQITTAFVLRAHKMAVVPTAIYAIALWGVGLGGGYLLGFDVGGAVPAQFTGARGFWIASAASLMLAGGGLALYLRHIGKRETGGAR, encoded by the coding sequence ATGTTCGGCGACATCCGCCGGATCGCCGGTCTCGCCTGGTCGGTGCTCGTCGGCCAGCTCGCGATCATCGCGTTCGGCGTGATCGATACCGCGATGGTCGGCCGCTTCTCCGCGCTCGATCTCGCGGCGCTCGGGCTCGGCATGTCGATCTATGTGTCGATCTACATCGGGCTGACGGGCATCCTGTCCGCGCTGCAGCCGATCGCGGGGCAACTGTACGGCGCGCGGCGCTACGCGGAGATCGGCGAGGAGGTGCGCCAGGCGATGTGGCTCGCGGTGCTGCTCGCCGCGCCCGGCTTTCTGTTGCTGCATTTCCCGCATCCGCTGCTGCGGCTCGCGCATGCGCCCGCGGAGCTGACCGATCGCACGGTCGCCTATCTGCGCATCCTGTCGTTCGGACTGCCCGCCAGCCTCCTGTTCCGCATCTACAACGCGCTCACCAACGCGGCGGGCAAGCCGCGGCTCGCGATGATCCTGCAGGTGGGCGCGCTCGCCGTCAAAGTGCCGCTCAACCTCTGGTTCATCTTCGGCGGCCTCGGCGTGCCGGCGCTCGGCGGCCCCGGTTGCGGCCTCGCGAGCACGCTGATCAACTGGGCGCTCGCGATCGTCGGCTTCACGCTGCTCGCGAGGCTCGACGTGTTCGAGCCGCTCGCGATCTTCGCGCGCTTCACGCGGCCCGTCTGGCATCGACAGAAGGCGCTTCTCGTGCTCGGCGTGCCGATGGGTCTGTCGTATCTGATCGAGGTCACGTCGTACACGTTCATGGCGCTGTTCATCGCGCAGTTCGGCACGACGACGCTCGCCGGTCACCAGATCGCCGGCAACATCGACGCGGTGCTGTACATGACGCCGTTGTCGATCGGCGTCGCGTCATCGACGCTCGTCGCGCGCGCGCTCGGCGCCGGGCGCTTCGACGAAGCCCGCGCGCTCGGCCGGCACGGCGTCGCGCTCGCGTGCGGGCTCGCGTGCGCGTACGGCATCGTCGTGTTCGCGCTGCGGCCGCTGATCGTATCGGGCTACACGCCGAATCCGGCCGTCGCCGCGGCCGCGATGCCGCTCGTCGCGATCGTCACGGTCTATCATTTCTTCGACGCGCTGCAGATCACGACCGCGTTCGTGCTGCGCGCGCACAAGATGGCCGTCGTGCCGACCGCGATCTACGCGATCGCGCTGTGGGGCGTCGGGCTCGGCGGCGGCTACCTGCTGGGATTCGACGTCGGCGGCGCGGTGCCGGCGCAGTTCACCGGCGCGCGCGGCTTCTGGATCGCGAGCGCGGCGAGCTTGATGCTCGCGGGCGGCGGGCTCGCGCTTTATCTGCGGCACATCGGAAAGCGGGAAACGGGTGGCGCGCGGTAG
- a CDS encoding MerR family transcriptional regulator, giving the protein MSDAPPTLLLTVRDAAERLGVTPRTLKYYEERGLVTPSRSEGRYRLYDAADLERFERILRLRALGFSLHGITEMLKRPLEPAGDGRRRYSDASLRDIHADLSQQIATLDARIAAAQRELKEVRALKQELQHDIDYVERRLAGENPDELIAQRRAAARARKTGGTSA; this is encoded by the coding sequence ATGAGCGATGCTCCGCCCACCCTGCTTCTGACCGTGCGCGACGCCGCCGAGCGGCTCGGCGTGACGCCGCGCACGCTCAAGTACTACGAGGAGCGCGGGCTCGTCACGCCGTCGCGCAGCGAGGGCCGCTATCGGCTGTATGACGCCGCGGACCTCGAACGCTTCGAGCGCATCCTGCGGCTGCGCGCGCTCGGGTTCTCGCTGCACGGCATCACGGAAATGCTCAAGCGCCCGCTCGAGCCGGCAGGCGACGGGCGGCGGCGCTATTCGGACGCATCGCTGCGCGACATTCACGCGGATCTGTCGCAGCAGATCGCGACGCTCGACGCGCGCATCGCCGCCGCGCAGCGCGAACTGAAGGAAGTGCGCGCGCTGAAGCAGGAGTTGCAGCACGACATCGACTATGTCGAGCGCCGGCTCGCCGGCGAAAACCCCGACGAGCTGATCGCGCAGCGCCGCGCCGCCGCGCGCGCGCGCAAGACGGGCGGGACAAGCGCATGA
- the rho gene encoding transcription termination factor Rho, translating into MHLSELKSLHVSELIEMANGLEIENANRLRKQELMFAILKKRAKTGETIFGDGTLEVLPDGFGFLRSPEMSYLASTDDIYISPSQIRRFNLHTGDTIEGEVRTPKDGERYFALVKVDKVNGQPPKASKHKIMFENLTPLHPNKPLSLEREMRGEENVTGRIIDMIAPIGKGQRGLLVASPKSGKTVMLQHIAHAIKQNHPDVILFVLLIDERPEEVTEMQRSVAGEVIASTFDEPATRHVQVAEMVIEKAKRLVEMKHDVVILLDSITRLARAYNTVIPASGKVLTGGVDANALQRPKRFFGAARNIEEGGSLTIIGTALIETGSRMDDVIYEEFKGTGNMEVHLERRLAEKRVYPSINLNKSGTRREEMLIKPEILQKIWVLRKFIHDMDEVEAMEFLLDKIRQTKNNAEFFDLMRRGG; encoded by the coding sequence ATGCATTTATCCGAGCTCAAGTCTCTGCACGTCTCCGAATTGATCGAAATGGCCAATGGTCTGGAGATCGAAAACGCGAACCGCCTGCGCAAGCAGGAGTTGATGTTCGCCATTCTCAAAAAGCGCGCCAAGACGGGAGAAACGATCTTCGGCGACGGCACGCTCGAAGTGCTGCCGGACGGTTTCGGCTTCCTGCGCTCGCCGGAAATGTCGTATCTCGCGAGCACGGACGACATCTACATCAGCCCGTCGCAGATCCGCCGCTTCAATCTGCACACCGGCGACACGATCGAAGGTGAAGTCCGCACGCCGAAGGACGGCGAGCGCTACTTCGCGCTGGTGAAGGTCGACAAAGTCAACGGGCAGCCGCCCAAGGCCTCGAAACACAAGATCATGTTCGAGAACCTCACGCCGCTGCACCCGAACAAGCCGCTGTCGCTCGAGCGCGAAATGCGCGGCGAGGAAAACGTCACGGGCCGTATCATCGACATGATCGCCCCGATCGGCAAGGGCCAGCGCGGCCTGCTCGTCGCGTCGCCGAAGTCCGGCAAGACCGTGATGCTCCAGCACATCGCGCACGCGATCAAGCAGAACCATCCGGACGTGATCCTGTTCGTGCTGCTGATCGACGAGCGCCCCGAGGAAGTGACCGAAATGCAGCGCTCGGTCGCCGGCGAAGTGATCGCGTCGACGTTCGACGAACCGGCCACGCGCCACGTGCAGGTCGCCGAAATGGTGATCGAGAAGGCCAAGCGCCTCGTCGAGATGAAGCACGACGTCGTGATCCTGCTCGACTCGATCACGCGTCTCGCGCGCGCCTACAACACCGTGATCCCGGCGTCCGGCAAGGTGCTGACGGGCGGCGTCGACGCGAACGCGCTGCAGCGCCCGAAGCGCTTCTTCGGCGCGGCGCGCAACATCGAGGAAGGCGGCTCGCTCACGATCATCGGCACCGCGCTGATCGAAACCGGCAGCCGCATGGACGACGTGATCTACGAAGAATTCAAGGGCACCGGCAACATGGAAGTGCACCTCGAGCGCCGTCTCGCGGAAAAGCGCGTCTACCCGTCGATCAACCTGAACAAGTCGGGCACGCGCCGCGAGGAAATGCTGATCAAGCCCGAGATCCTCCAGAAGATCTGGGTGCTGCGCAAATTCATCCACGACATGGACGAAGTCGAGGCGATGGAATTCCTGCTCGACAAGATCCGCCAGACGAAGAACAACGCCGAGTTCTTCGATCTGATGCGCCGCGGCGGCTGA
- a CDS encoding ArnT family glycosyltransferase translates to MKPVVRLTASATRALPRWLLLTLCIVYAAFGLFGRDPWKNEDAAGFGVMWTMAQGGLHDWLLPNLVGKFVTSDGPLGYWLGGLAIRALPWVDASNASRIYTGVLFCVACAFVWYAAYLLGRRAEIQPFKYAFGGEPEPRDYGRTLADGALLVLLACFGLAERGHETTPQLAQFACIATFVYGLVRAIDKPTQGALWWGLALGLVALSGNPVLVAALALGTLALYLVTPEIRCVQLPAIGLPLAVAVFAIWPLAAYIAFPDDANWFFNQWLHGSLMRFSGPPTTVLAYAAKNLPLFTWPAWPLAIWAWVSWAGLRRRPHIAIPLSVAAPLLALVILQSQQTNRMYMLLLPALAVIATFALPTLKRGAINAIDWFAVLSFTILGTFVWLVWLASLTGFPHPLARNLGRLVPGYEPHFKVLSFVCAVAATACWLMLVRWRISRQPKVLWRSVVLSSAGTTLMWVLLMTLWLPIVNYSRTYRDVAQQIAAHLPSDYECISPVRLGDAQIATFAYFGDMHFSFTDDCDVILRQDHADFGEPSSISQYVWRLVWEGRRVADRDERFRLYERIERPKTPIKRRPPRKAR, encoded by the coding sequence ATGAAGCCTGTCGTTCGCCTTACCGCTTCCGCCACCCGCGCGCTGCCGCGCTGGCTGCTGCTCACGCTCTGCATCGTCTACGCGGCGTTCGGGCTGTTCGGCCGCGATCCGTGGAAGAACGAGGACGCGGCAGGCTTCGGCGTGATGTGGACGATGGCGCAAGGCGGCCTGCACGACTGGCTGCTGCCCAATCTCGTCGGCAAATTCGTCACGTCCGACGGGCCGCTCGGCTACTGGCTCGGCGGCCTCGCGATTCGCGCGCTGCCGTGGGTCGACGCGAGCAACGCGTCGCGCATCTACACGGGTGTGCTGTTCTGCGTCGCGTGCGCATTCGTCTGGTACGCGGCCTATCTGCTCGGCCGGCGCGCCGAGATCCAGCCGTTCAAGTACGCGTTCGGCGGCGAGCCCGAGCCGCGCGACTACGGGCGCACGCTCGCCGACGGCGCGCTGCTCGTGCTGCTCGCGTGCTTCGGCCTTGCCGAGCGCGGCCACGAAACGACGCCGCAGCTCGCGCAGTTCGCATGCATCGCGACGTTCGTCTACGGACTCGTGCGCGCGATCGACAAGCCGACGCAAGGCGCGCTCTGGTGGGGTCTCGCGCTCGGCCTCGTCGCGCTGTCGGGCAACCCGGTGCTCGTCGCCGCGCTCGCGCTCGGCACACTCGCGCTCTATCTCGTCACGCCCGAGATCCGCTGCGTGCAACTGCCGGCGATCGGGCTGCCGCTCGCCGTGGCCGTGTTCGCGATCTGGCCGCTCGCCGCGTACATCGCGTTTCCCGACGACGCGAACTGGTTCTTCAACCAATGGCTGCACGGCAGCCTGATGCGCTTCTCCGGCCCGCCCACGACGGTGCTCGCGTACGCGGCGAAGAACCTGCCGCTCTTCACGTGGCCCGCGTGGCCGCTCGCGATCTGGGCATGGGTGAGCTGGGCGGGGCTGCGCCGCCGGCCGCACATCGCGATTCCGCTGTCGGTCGCCGCGCCGCTCCTCGCGCTCGTGATCCTGCAGAGCCAGCAGACGAACCGGATGTACATGCTGCTGCTGCCCGCCCTCGCCGTCATCGCGACGTTCGCGCTGCCGACGCTCAAGCGCGGCGCGATCAACGCGATCGACTGGTTCGCGGTGCTGAGCTTCACGATCCTCGGCACGTTCGTGTGGCTCGTGTGGCTCGCGTCGCTCACGGGCTTCCCGCATCCGCTCGCGCGCAACCTCGGCCGCCTGGTGCCGGGCTACGAGCCGCACTTCAAGGTGCTGTCGTTCGTGTGCGCGGTCGCCGCGACCGCATGCTGGCTGATGCTCGTGCGCTGGCGCATCTCGCGGCAGCCGAAGGTGCTCTGGCGCAGCGTGGTGCTGTCGAGCGCCGGCACGACGCTGATGTGGGTGCTGCTGATGACGCTGTGGCTGCCGATCGTCAATTACAGCCGGACCTATCGCGACGTCGCGCAGCAGATCGCCGCGCACCTGCCGTCCGACTACGAATGCATCTCGCCCGTACGGCTCGGCGACGCGCAGATCGCGACGTTCGCGTATTTCGGCGACATGCACTTCTCGTTCACCGATGACTGCGACGTGATCCTGCGCCAGGACCACGCGGACTTCGGCGAGCCGAGTTCGATCTCGCAATACGTGTGGCGCCTCGTGTGGGAAGGCCGCCGCGTCGCCGACCGCGACGAGCGCTTCCGCCTGTACGAACGAATCGAGCGCCCGAAGACGCCCATCAAGCGCCGCCCGCCGCGCAAGGCCCGCTGA
- a CDS encoding carboxymuconolactone decarboxylase family protein gives MEQRISEDRYTRGWNKLKEIDGKVGERVVAALAPIAPDFGRLLVEFGFGDIYSRPQLDLKSREIATIASLATLGHAQPQLKVHIEAALNVGCTRDEIVEVFMQMALYAGFPAALNALFAARDVFGQRDAAHA, from the coding sequence ATGGAGCAACGCATTTCGGAAGACCGCTACACGCGCGGCTGGAACAAGCTGAAGGAAATCGACGGCAAAGTCGGCGAGCGCGTCGTCGCGGCGCTTGCGCCGATCGCGCCGGACTTCGGGCGGTTGCTCGTCGAATTCGGCTTCGGCGACATCTACAGCCGGCCGCAGCTCGATTTGAAGTCGCGCGAGATCGCGACGATCGCGTCGCTCGCGACGCTCGGCCACGCCCAACCGCAGTTGAAGGTGCATATCGAGGCGGCGCTGAACGTCGGCTGCACGCGCGACGAAATCGTCGAGGTGTTCATGCAGATGGCCTTGTACGCGGGTTTTCCGGCCGCGCTCAACGCGCTCTTCGCGGCGCGCGACGTGTTCGGGCAACGCGACGCCGCGCATGCGTGA
- a CDS encoding M90 family metallopeptidase → MLSKLNQWLDARRRDRALRSHPIPDVLWRETLERLPFLSYLSNEDRARLRETTSLFLAQKSFSTAHGLELTDAIVVGIAAQACVPVLNLGLDLYRGWVGIVVYPGEFVIRKTVEDEDGVVHEVEHDASGEAWDGGPVILSWEDVQMADGSDAYNVVIHEFAHKIDMMSGAADGHPPLFRRWHAPALDAERWADVFDHAYDQFCDRVDAVPERAWARFERDSLIYPYAADHPSEFFAVCSEALFVKPRSFEAEFPELYRLLARYYRQDPARTGCLAGSAAHV, encoded by the coding sequence ATGCTCTCCAAACTCAACCAATGGCTCGACGCGCGCCGCCGCGATCGCGCGTTGCGCTCGCACCCGATTCCGGACGTGTTGTGGCGCGAGACGCTCGAGCGATTGCCGTTCCTGTCTTATTTATCCAACGAAGATCGCGCGCGGCTGCGCGAGACGACGAGCCTCTTCCTTGCGCAGAAATCGTTCTCGACCGCGCACGGGCTCGAGCTCACCGACGCGATCGTCGTCGGCATCGCCGCGCAGGCATGCGTGCCGGTGCTGAACCTCGGCCTCGACCTGTATCGCGGCTGGGTCGGCATCGTCGTCTATCCGGGCGAATTCGTGATCCGCAAGACGGTCGAGGACGAGGACGGCGTCGTGCACGAAGTCGAGCACGACGCGAGCGGCGAAGCGTGGGACGGCGGGCCGGTGATCCTGTCGTGGGAAGACGTGCAGATGGCGGACGGCTCGGACGCGTACAACGTCGTGATCCACGAGTTCGCGCACAAGATCGACATGATGAGCGGCGCGGCGGACGGCCATCCGCCCCTTTTTCGCCGCTGGCACGCGCCGGCGCTCGACGCCGAGCGCTGGGCCGACGTGTTCGACCATGCGTACGATCAGTTCTGCGACCGCGTCGACGCGGTGCCAGAGCGCGCGTGGGCGCGCTTCGAGCGCGATTCGCTGATCTACCCGTACGCGGCCGACCACCCGTCGGAATTCTTCGCGGTCTGCAGCGAGGCGCTCTTCGTCAAGCCGCGCTCGTTCGAAGCCGAATTTCCGGAGCTCTACCGGCTGCTCGCCCGTTATTACCGGCAGGATCCCGCGCGCACGGGGTGCCTCGCGGGCTCCGCCGCGCACGTCTGA
- a CDS encoding DNA polymerase III subunit gamma/tau — MTYQVLARKWRPKDFASLVGQEHVVRALTHALDGGRLHHAYLFTGTRGVGKTTLSRIFAKALNCETGVTSQPCGVCRACREIDEGRFVDYVEMDAASNRGVDEMAALLERAVYAPVDARFKVYMIDEVHMLTNHAFNAMLKTLEEPPPHVKFILATTDPQKIPVTVLSRCLQFNLKQMPAGHIVSHLERILGEERIAFEPQALRLLARAAQGSMRDALSLTDQAIAYSANEVTETAVSGMLGTLDQTYMVRLLDALAAADGPQILAVADEMALRSLSFSAALQDLASLLHRIAWAQFAPASVLDEWPEAADLRRFAELLSPEQVQLYYQIATVGRGELGLAPDEYAGFTMTLLRMLAFEPATTGGGAPAGGVPARVAGAAPKSGARAAAAVGASAVPAVTGATGATGAALAPKAAAARAATRAEAPPAAPARPATAERGDDASDGDAPVPAKANARASADSRCDERDAQPPADSGSASGAASSAPPDTAFESAPRAAAPSAATPAAVPDARAPAAASAEDAVEAAAPAAPESRPPTPAAGAPVSRATGAAAALDVLRNAGMRVSSGRGAGAARPAAGPAASPTKPAPRAQVSVPTPRARAATGDAPPNGAARAEARAESRGAPPPWEDIPPDDYVPLSMDDGFIPPDDGFVPVFDSGPDDVRVAPKPAPAPPVDTRPLPEPIPLDAIGYDGEWPTLAASLPLKGVAYQLAFNSELTAADGGTLKLAVPVPQYADAAQVAKLKAALADALGKPVDVAVEVGPARRTAAALAAAERAKRQREAEQEMSADPFVQQLLREFGASIVEGSIRPVGAEAGAADGASPTLH; from the coding sequence ATGACCTATCAAGTTCTCGCACGCAAGTGGCGTCCGAAGGATTTCGCTTCGCTCGTCGGCCAGGAGCACGTCGTCAGGGCGCTCACGCACGCGCTCGACGGCGGGCGTTTGCATCACGCCTATCTATTCACGGGCACGCGCGGCGTCGGCAAGACGACGCTGTCGCGCATCTTCGCGAAAGCGCTCAATTGCGAGACGGGCGTCACGTCGCAGCCGTGCGGCGTGTGCCGCGCGTGTCGCGAAATCGATGAAGGGCGCTTCGTCGACTATGTCGAAATGGATGCCGCGAGCAATCGCGGCGTCGACGAAATGGCCGCGCTGCTCGAGCGCGCGGTGTACGCGCCCGTCGATGCGCGCTTCAAGGTCTACATGATCGACGAAGTGCACATGCTGACGAACCATGCGTTCAACGCGATGCTCAAGACGCTCGAAGAGCCGCCGCCGCACGTCAAGTTCATCCTCGCGACCACCGATCCGCAGAAGATTCCCGTCACCGTGCTGTCGCGCTGCCTGCAGTTCAATCTGAAGCAGATGCCGGCCGGGCACATCGTGTCGCATCTCGAGCGGATTCTCGGCGAAGAGCGCATCGCGTTCGAGCCGCAGGCGCTGCGTCTTCTCGCGCGCGCGGCGCAGGGCAGCATGCGCGATGCGCTGTCGCTGACCGATCAGGCGATCGCGTATTCGGCGAACGAAGTGACGGAAACCGCCGTGTCCGGCATGCTCGGCACGCTCGACCAGACCTATATGGTGCGGCTGCTCGACGCGCTCGCCGCGGCCGACGGCCCGCAGATTCTCGCCGTGGCCGACGAGATGGCGCTGCGCAGCCTGTCGTTCTCGGCCGCGCTGCAGGATCTCGCGAGCCTGCTGCACCGGATCGCATGGGCGCAGTTCGCGCCGGCGTCAGTGCTCGACGAATGGCCGGAGGCGGCCGATCTGCGCCGCTTCGCCGAACTGCTGAGCCCGGAGCAGGTGCAACTCTATTATCAGATCGCGACGGTCGGGCGCGGCGAGCTCGGGCTCGCGCCCGACGAATACGCGGGCTTCACGATGACGCTGTTGCGCATGCTCGCGTTCGAGCCGGCGACGACGGGCGGCGGCGCGCCGGCAGGCGGGGTGCCTGCTCGGGTGGCGGGCGCCGCGCCGAAGTCGGGCGCGCGTGCTGCTGCGGCGGTCGGCGCGTCGGCGGTGCCCGCAGTTACTGGAGCTACTGGGGCTACTGGGGCGGCGCTTGCGCCGAAGGCGGCTGCCGCTCGTGCGGCAACGCGCGCCGAGGCGCCGCCGGCCGCGCCGGCGCGGCCGGCGACGGCGGAACGGGGCGACGACGCATCCGACGGCGACGCGCCGGTGCCCGCGAAGGCGAACGCACGCGCATCGGCCGACTCGCGTTGCGACGAACGCGACGCGCAGCCGCCCGCCGATTCGGGCAGCGCGTCGGGCGCGGCATCGAGTGCGCCGCCGGACACCGCGTTCGAATCCGCGCCGCGAGCGGCCGCGCCGTCCGCTGCGACGCCCGCCGCCGTGCCCGATGCGCGCGCGCCGGCCGCCGCCTCGGCCGAGGATGCTGTCGAGGCGGCCGCGCCCGCCGCGCCTGAGTCACGCCCGCCGACGCCCGCCGCCGGCGCGCCCGTGTCGCGCGCGACCGGCGCGGCCGCCGCGCTCGACGTGCTGCGCAACGCGGGCATGCGCGTGTCGTCCGGGCGCGGCGCCGGCGCCGCGCGCCCGGCCGCCGGGCCGGCCGCGTCGCCGACGAAGCCCGCGCCGCGCGCGCAGGTGTCCGTGCCGACGCCGCGCGCCCGCGCGGCAACCGGCGACGCGCCGCCGAACGGCGCCGCGCGCGCCGAAGCGAGAGCCGAGTCTCGCGGCGCGCCGCCGCCGTGGGAGGACATCCCGCCCGACGATTACGTGCCGTTGTCGATGGACGATGGCTTCATCCCGCCGGACGACGGTTTCGTTCCGGTGTTCGACAGCGGGCCCGACGATGTCCGCGTCGCGCCGAAGCCGGCCCCCGCGCCGCCCGTCGACACGCGCCCGCTGCCGGAGCCGATTCCGCTCGATGCCATCGGCTACGACGGCGAATGGCCGACGCTCGCGGCGAGCCTGCCGCTCAAGGGCGTCGCCTATCAGCTCGCGTTCAACAGCGAGTTGACGGCGGCCGACGGCGGCACGCTGAAGCTCGCCGTGCCGGTGCCGCAATATGCGGACGCCGCGCAGGTCGCGAAGCTGAAGGCGGCGCTCGCGGATGCGCTCGGCAAGCCGGTCGACGTCGCGGTCGAGGTCGGCCCGGCGCGCCGCACCGCGGCGGCGCTCGCCGCCGCCGAGCGCGCGAAGCGCCAGCGGGAGGCCGAGCAGGAGATGAGCGCCGATCCGTTCGTCCAGCAATTGCTGCGCGAATTCGGCGCGAGCATCGTCGAAGGCTCGATTCGACCCGTCGGCGCCGAAGCGGGCGCCGCGGACGGCGCCTCGCCGACGCTGCACTGA